In Candidatus Binatia bacterium, the sequence ACGGATCACGGCCGTGCAGCAGCAGTCGCCGATGATCGGCGGTGCCACCGCGAACGCCACCGACATCGATGGCGACGCGAAACTCATCGCCGGCACGCGTGGCCTCGTCCGGCCCGCCCGTGCCCGCGCCAATGGCCAACTCTGCCAGACGCGAGAGCGGTGTCCGCAGCAGCGCCCGGAAAGCGGGAGCGGTGGCGGAAAGGACGCGTGCAGCGATCGGTGGCAGGCACATGAACACGCGAACTTCACGGACCTTCAGGTGGCGCGGGATGGTGATGATCTCAGCGCTCGGGAAGCTCACCGCGGCCACGCGGCCGGTGGGCGCGGGGAAATCCACGAAGCGCATCAGCTTGGCCGGCGTCTCTTCCACCCACTCGCCGCCGACATAGGCGTAGCCGCTGCTCTGCAGCATGCGGAGCACGGTGCGCTGCGTTCCCTGGCTCGGATGAAACACCGTCCTGTAGGTGACCTGCACCGTACCCACTTCGCTGAAGCCTTTTGCCGCCACCGCCGCCGCGCAATCCGACACCGCGATCTCGAACGCCTGGGCTGAGACGACGGCAACCCGCTGCTGCCGAGCCCATTGGTCGTAGTCCAGCATCGCCTTCATGAACGGCTGCTCGCCCGTGGTGTCCAGGTAATGCACTCCGTTGGCAATCGCAGCACGTACAACCGGCTCGCCGAAATCGATGAACGGCCCCACGGTATTGATGATGACGCGGCTGCGCTGTGCCAGGCGCTCGAGAGAGGCCGGGTCGTGGACGTCAGCCTGCGTGGTTTCGAGGTCACCCACATCGGCCGCCAAGCGCTGCAGCTTCTCTCGGTTGCGAGCAGCCG encodes:
- a CDS encoding saccharopine dehydrogenase NADP-binding domain-containing protein; protein product: MVKTTISVLGATGYTGRLIVRELKRRGAAVLAAARNREKLQRLAADVGDLETTQADVHDPASLERLAQRSRVIINTVGPFIDFGEPVVRAAIANGVHYLDTTGEQPFMKAMLDYDQWARQQRVAVVSAQAFEIAVSDCAAAVAAKGFSEVGTVQVTYRTVFHPSQGTQRTVLRMLQSSGYAYVGGEWVEETPAKLMRFVDFPAPTGRVAAVSFPSAEIITIPRHLKVREVRVFMCLPPIAARVLSATAPAFRALLRTPLSRLAELAIGAGTGGPDEATRAGDEFRVAIDVGGVRGGTADHRRLLLHGRDPYGLTAVVAAYGAELMCRDDFDRAGVLPPAAAFAPGPLLDYLKAFGLTYEISEELERSRSRKKSGA